In a single window of the Salmo trutta chromosome 23, fSalTru1.1, whole genome shotgun sequence genome:
- the LOC115159113 gene encoding uncharacterized protein KIAA2026 isoform X1, translated as MKVQTETCNPSKVPQNDMSDKRDSHHSLFFSLNQDCRSELCSGSQQQKAHLVSSSDSKWHSTQCSRLVTEGLSNGTSLENVNVLSHGSSTNDFALRHGVPEISNDLSLPEVYIPTTVRVEEDLSYELQQAYRIFHGFLLEKHKGITTPFLHPIGFKDHTDRAEGQLKQSMCFRRMEEKFVSREYETITEFVADFRLMLENCYRHHGVDHWISKQAQKLEIMLEQKLTLLSRTLREKTTLVVTSKGRFGTEDERGPVGTSTRRRSVPRSLATITVGGNESIMIQALRLEEQQKVKEEKRQRELEKKEAEETSAKDVEEWECSLLSQVAQNPVKTLWELPAIGHFLCLAQAALNLPEIVFFELERCLLMPRCSVFLSKIMSSLLCQPQRRGTLHRRPALTYRHWESELRQRVQGWYYAMGTAEDQGWMAEQLGLSHQFFRTAGEVSPLEENPFHLLPFIQRVWLLKGLCDNVYETQKDVQDAVLGQPIHECRESILGYDGNENAYIHFPHFCGADLRIYCQSASMPPDFPFPAVWVRRVEPDEGISEDSDEQKDSEHLVSMETEDYEEKPSSDRMSGGRIKGENGSTSRGGSFHTWGMKEEDDDSSVSVEDGDKEDCKPKQNRHTGSSTSSSHIKDFVGRGCVKKKPQEVEYRPDRLQVKQEEGSDSSSSGSSSESCQTHLSVGEHSYTGKSPGEITGRPSVAVPMRQTDVKVDGDKLTEGLRPCPRCVSKMGAKSEDNHRCRCAKNKASTTSASGAGHPRKMNFTEDKMDRIRAKKKKRKKKREVRATGGQRRPDRTRLCKAKAARSTLQRAATNIKKKDKRKKRKMAGKKLSSKKKPQLPVEHGFRLVCTSLEELRELISRTEDELDELENTKKRSVSKERWYFRREAVKDLHITLIRLLNELSPWEPKLVKAFHRNRLRLKKDYDDFKKHPDYDNFVREEWVAEDVDRSTGDNTRLTEEEERQQQDQTVQRILWTGEDSVQVRAESLRGSFTVVTRQEMLTLNEHRPSTRGLKRLHSAIDEDPSLIKIGRIGSNKMTTSPEGSEMENRPREANPAAQQAGETSPVVVTPMAGFQGTYKPVQLHTLLAKSVGNKVTLIHHQPGTGVISHFGQAQSKDCASSMQATKLQPSLPQSSRQLPQPTTPTSKHSQTVHTTPIPKSPIHVVYKIPEGMGLVRKDGSPVKIEVQPILDQKTGNKIMQRVVILPSNLLIQKSEDKSLPQQLRTLQVPASKESTPLSQSSGFTMPQRHDNRIAIQQVPPVKGRTPSPTISPRLQTSLAPGYKVVQLPRCKASSTTQNVIPNRSNPTSAASTDPSKPPDRKQELKTVCIRDSQSILVTTRGGNTGVVKVQSSDQSTPGSIPASPVITISPQFKAFLVSKTFPPAATTVPVVTSSPVAQSRSGPSLLRSLTVTSSTTTRQSPITAGITMATSQTASSDVNVAVNQGCTLSSTLAVNAQLLKSIVTVPGKPAGATQTSLVQCVTKPVLKRVGPDERSPPFTKFILVSPSSNITSVAATKVTSTTAPSALPGQSFMFISQSPSTSNPKPPSSVSGPTTKSPIMSIPTEAMKIGLNLGQAIGSANFGALNKVQSINLLPGSQIRLPQQANLCRPVSALAQSTLKNTFVSASKSGLLATTSSHIVTSTAHLPSSTLLTGSQLQGVPSSSVIPNRIKVAGQPGSSLIRGLISSNTQLPVSVTTPLSPVKTSPLTSPAHVSQSQNSVGVARPAQMISTPQSPTAPISTQQSSPVQPAGNTNPVSSTTTTLQQKIVINTTATLAGGTQILLNNTRFVVPPQGLGPGQHVLIISSPAVPVAAPSPRIVIPTTGVPQGPMLPGLALPAQSPRMARPPGTHQPQQAALRSPTLAAPSTVKVGPSLPVSFTVPRQMVAVRAPLSPTSTTASSPQVSHWLPAPATIHTGLAHVVAAPHLTQPEGMGGFSLSSVPGSPSAAQMAGVPQSPSKQLPLHTALGVNTPLKAQQLMSFMQPMGVVSTRTQVLPAVAVPPIGSTVSRMQTLPVATIPSIRSAFSSKQASPVATVPPSNCTIIMTPAQPIRTVMSAETIRMPTVLSNPQQQQILGLGKPPLQPLQAPASAVQTTSPTTKLLVSPDGAVLNLARGPTNITGLPEMANKSMAALIVTPNSAGRVPLPSANTANPLMPTQAE; from the exons TGGCACAGCACTCAATGCAGCAGGCTAGTCACTGAAGGACTCAGCAACGGAACCTCCCTGGAGAATGTAAATGTTCTTTCCCACGGTAGTTCTACCAATGATTTTGCACTAAGACATGGGGTGCCTGAAATCTCAAACGATCTGTCATTACCTGAGGTCTACATACCTACCACAGTTAGAGTTGAAGAAGACCTTAGCTATGAGTTACAGCAGGCCTATAGGATATTTCACGGGTTTCTCCTGGAAAAGCACAAAGGCATTACGACTCCATTCTTGCACCCCATTGGCTTCAAGGACCACACTGACAGGGCCGAGGGTCAACTTAAGCAGTCCATGTGTTTCAGAAGGATGGAGGAGAAGTTTGTTAGCCGGGAGTATGAAACCATCACAGAGTTTGTGGCAGACTTCAGGCTGATGTTAGAGAACTGCTACAGGCACCATGGGGTCGACCACTGGATTTCTAAACAGGCGCAGAAATTGGAAATTATGCTTGAGCAGAAGTTGACACTGCTGTCAAG GACGCTGCGAGAGAAGACCACTCTGGTGGTGACCTCCAAGGGTCGTTTCGGGACCGAGGATGAGAGGGGGCCTGTGGGCACCTCAACCAGACGGAGGTCCGTGCCTCGCAGCCTGGCAACTATAACAGTGGGGGGAAATGAGTCCATCATGATCCAGGCACTCAGGCTGGAGGAGCAGCAGAAAGTCAAGGAAGAGAAGAG GCAGCGGGAGCTGGAGAAGAAGGAGGCGGAGGAAACCTCAGCCAAGGATGTAGAGGAGTGGGAGTGCAGTCTTCTCTCCCAGGTGGCCCAGAATCCCGTGAAAACCTTGTGGGAACTCCCTGCCATCGGCCACTTCCTCTGCCTGGCCCAGGCAGCTCTCAACCTCCCAGAGATAGTGTTCTTTGAGCTGGAGCGGTGTCTTCTCATGCCTCGCTGCAGCGTCTTCCTCTCCAAGATCATGAGTTCACTTCTCTGCCAGCCCCAGAGGAGAGGGACGCTCCACCGCCGCCCAGCCCTCACATACCGCCACTGGGAGTCCGAGCTGCGTCAGAGGGTGCAGGGCTGGTACTATGCTATGGGTACGgcggaggaccagggttggatgGCTGAGCAGCTCGGCCTCTCTCATCAGTTCTTCAGGACGGCCGGGGAGGTTAGCCCCCTGGAGGAGAACCCCTTCCATCTCTTACCCTTCATTCAGCGTGTGTGGCTGCTCAAAGGCCTGTGTGACAACGTGTATGAGACCCAGAAGGATGTGCAGGACGCTGTGCTGGGCCAGCCCATCCACGAGTGCCGCGAGTCTATCCTGGGCTACGACGGGAATGAGAACGCCTATATCCACTTCCCGCACTTCTGCGGGGCGGACCTGCGTATCTACTGCCAGAGTGCCAGCATGCCCCCTGACTTCCCCTTTCCAGCTGTCTGGGTCAGGCGGGTGGAGCCTGATGAGGGAATATCAGAGGACTCGGACGAGCAGAAGGACTCTGAGCATTTGGTTTCCATGGAGACGGAGGACTATGAGGAGAAACCTAGTTCAGACAGAATGAGTGGTGGTAGGATTAAAGGGGAGAACGGGAGTACGAGCAGGGGTGGGTCGTTTCACACGTGGGgaatgaaggaggaggatgatgactCTTCTGTTTCTGTAGAGGATGGTGATAAGGAGGACTGTAAGCCTAAACAGAACAGACACACTGGCTCTTCTACTTCCTCCTCACATATTAAGGACTTTGTGGGCAGAGGGTGTGTGAAGAAAAAGCCACAGGAAGTGGAATATAGGCCTGATAGACTCCAGGTGAAACAGGAAGAGGGGTCGGACTCATCCTCCTCAGGGTCATCCTCAGAGTCATGTCAGACGCATCTCAGTGTGGGGGAACACAGCTATACGGGGAAGTCCCCTGGTGAGATAACAGGTAGGCCTAGTGTGGCTGTACCAATGAGACAGACTGATGTTAAAGTAGACGGGGACAAACTCACTGAGGGGCTGAGGCCATGTCCAAGATGCGTCTCCAAAATGGGGGCAAAGTCCGAAGACAATCATCGCTGCCGTTGTGCCAAGAACAAGGCATCAACAACCTCAGCTTCTGGGGCTGGCCACCCCCGCAAGATGAACTTCACAGAGGATAAGATGGACAGGATTCGGGCCAagaaaaagaaaaggaaaaaaaAGAGGGAGGTACGTGCAACAGGTGGACAGCGCAGACCAGACAGGACCCGACTCTGCAAGGCCAAGGCAGCTAGATCCACCCTCCAGAGAGCTGCTACCAACATCAAGAAAAAGGACAAGAGAAAAAAACGCAAAATGG CAGGAAAAAAGCTGTCTTCAAAGAAGAAACCTCAACTCCCAGTTGAACATGGATTTAGG TTGGTGTGCACCAGTCTAGAGGAGCTGAGGGAACTCATCAGCAGGACAGAGGATGAGCTGGATGAGCTGGAGAACACCAAAAAGAGATCTGTTAGTAAA GAAAGGTGGTATTTCAGGAGAGAAGCAGTGAAAGATCTGCACATCACTCTCATAAGGCTGCTCAACGAGCTCTCCCCATGGGAACCCAAACTGGTCAAGGCTTTCCATAGGAACAG GCTACGTTTAAAAAAGGATTATGATGACTTCAAAAAGCACCCTGACTATGACAACTTTGTCAGAGAGGAGTGGGTGGCAGAGGATGTGGACAGAAGCACAGGTGACAACACTAGGCTGACTGAAGAGGAGGAGCGGCAACAGCAGGACCAGACAGTTCAGAGAATTCTGTGGACAGGAG aggACTCGGTGCAGGTTAGAGCAGAGTCATTGAGAGGCAGCTTCACCGTGGTAACCAGACAAGAGATGTTGACCTTGAATGAGCATAGACCTTCCACTCGGGGCTTGAAGCGACTGCACAGCGCTATAGACGAGGACCCAAGTCTCATTAAGATAGGCAGGATTGGCAGTAACAAGATGACAACTTCTCCTGAAGGATCAGAAATGGAAAACCGACCCAGGGAAGCAAATCCAGCAGCACAGCAGGCTGGAGAGACAAGCCCAGTTGTTGTAACACCTATGGCTGGTTTCCAAGGGACCTACAAGCCTGTTCAACTACATACCCTGCTGGCTAAGAGTGTAGGGAATaaagtgaccttaattcatcatcAGCCTGGTACAGGTGTtatcagccattttggtcaggcaCAAAGCAAGGACTGTGCTTCTTCCATGCAAGCTACCAAACTTCAACCTTCTTTACCACAAAGCTCTCGACAGCTACCACAACCAACAACACCAACATCTAAACACTCACAGACGGTCCATACCACGCCCATACCAAAGAGCCCCATACACGTTGTATACAAGATACCTGAGGGCATGGGTCTGGTCAGGAAAGATGGGAGCCCTGTGAAAATCGAAGTACAGCCAATCCTGGACCAGAAAACAGGGAATAAGATAATGCAACGAGTGGTCATCCTGCCATCGAACTTGCTCATTCAAAAGTCGGAGGATAAAAGTCTGCCCCAGCAACTAAGGACTCTCCAGGTCCCAGCCTCCAAAGAGTCCACTCCACTGTCACAAAGCTCTGGATTCACCATGCCTCAACGTCATGACAACCGGATCGCTATACAACAAGTGCCACCTGTAAAGGGAAGAACACCCTCTCCTACCATCTCTCCTAGGTTGCAGACATCTCTAGCTCCAGGCTACAAGGTTGTCCAACTCCCTCGTTGCAAAGCAAGTAGCACTACCCAAAATGTTATACCAAATAGATCCAACCCCACCAGTGCAGCATCTACTGATCCAAGCAAACCTCCGGACCGTAAACAAGAGCTCAAGACTGTATGCATCAGGGACTCGCAGTCCATTCTAGTCACCACTAGGGGGGGCAACACTGGCGTTGTCAAGGTGCagtcatctgaccagagtacaccTGGTTCGATACCTGCCAGCCCTGTCATCACCATCTCTCCACAGTTCAAAGCCTTCCTCGTGTCCAAGACCTTTCCACCTGCTGCCACTACAGTCCCTGTAGTCACCAGCTCACCTGTAGCCCAGTCGCGATCAGGACCTTCACTGTTACGGTCTTTAACTGTCACAAGTTCAACAACTACACGCCAGTCTCCGATCACTGCTGGCATTACAATGGCCACAAGTCAGACGGCGAGTTCTGATGTTAACGTTGCTGTAAACCAGGGTTGCACTCTCTCATCTACACTTGCTGTTAACGCACAGCTACTTAAAAGCATTGTCACTGTACCTGGTAAACCAGCAGGTGCCACCCAGACGTCTCTGGTCCAGTGTGTCACCAAACCTGTTCTGAAAAGGGTAGGTCCAGATGAGAGGTCGCCCCCATTCACTAAGTTCATCCTGGTCTCTCCCTCCTCGAACATCACGTCTGTGGCTGCAACCAAAGTCACTTCCACCACGGCTCCCTCTGCTCTTCCAGGTCAAAGTTTCATGTTTATCAGCCAATCACCATCTACCAGTAATCCAAAACCACCATCATCAGTGTCTGGACCCACCACAAAATCCCCGATCATGTCGATACCCACTGAAGCAATGAAGATCGGACTTAACCTTGGTCAAGCCATTGGCAGCGCTAACTTCGGAGCTTTGAATAAGGTCCAGAGCATCAATCTCCTTCCAGGTTCTCAGATAAGGCTACCACAGCAGGCAAACCTTTGCAGGCCAGTTAGTGCACTCGCACAATCTACTTTAAAAAACACATTTGTATCTGCCTCAAAGTCGGGCCTTCTTGCAACCACATCGTCTCATATTGTCACTAGCACTGCACATTTGCCATCCTCCACACTGCTGACTGGATCTCAACTACAAGGTGTCCCTTCATCCTCTGTGATCCCCAATCGAATCAAGGTAGCTGGGCAGCCAGGGTCTTCTCTAATCAGAGGTTTGATCTCCAGCAACACACAACTACCTGTGTCAGTCACTACACCGCTAAGCCCTGTCAAAACATCCCCCCTCACATCACCGGCACATGTTTCTCAGTCTCAGAACTCTGTCGGCGTCGCCAGACCTGCTCAGATGATAAGCACTCCACAGTCTCCAACTGCCCCTATATCCACTCAGCAGTCCTCTCCAGTACAGCCAGCTGGTAATACCAATCCTGTCTCCAGCACCACCACCACTTTGCAACAAAAGATTGTCATCAACACCACTGCTACTCTTGCAGGCGGGACACAGATTCTCCTCAACAACACCCGTTTTGTTGTTCCTCCTCAAGGCCTTGGGCCTGGCCAGCATGTCCTCATAATCTCCAGCCCCGCAGTGCCTGTGGCAGCTCCTAGTCCCAGGATAGTGATCCCAACCACCGGTGTACCACAAGGGCCAATGTTACCTGGGCTAGCCCTACCTGCGCAAAGCCCCAGAATGGCCAGACCACCCGGGACACACCAGCCTCAACAAGCAGCACTTAGATCCCCAACCCTGGCAGCACCATCCACTGTGAAAGTTGgaccttctctccctgtctctttcactGTCCCTCGCCAGATGGTGGCTGTTCGAGCCCCACTATCGCCCACCAGCACCACCGCCAGTTCTCCACAAGTTTCACACTGGCTCCCTGCTCCGGCCACCATACACACTGGCCTAGCTCATGTGGTTGCAGCTCCACATTTAACTCAACCTGAAGGGATGGGCGGCTTCTCACTCTCTTCCGTGCCAGGAAGTCCCAGTGCAGCTCAAATGGCAGGAGTTCCACAGAGCCCATCAAAGCAGCTCCCTTTGCACACAGCACTTGGTGTCAACACACCACTCAAAGCACAGCAGCTAATGTCATTCATGCAACCTATGGGAGTGGTCTCCACCCGGACACAGGTGCTGCCGGCGGTAGCTGTTCCCCCAATAGGGAGCACTGTCTCCAGGATGCAGACTCTACCCGTGGCAACCATACCATCCATCAGGAGTGCTTTCAGTAGCAAACAGGCGTCTCCTGTGGCAACTGTGCCTCCATCCAACTGCACTATAATCATGACACCAGCACAACCTATCAGGACGGTAATGTCGGCAGAGACTATCCGCATGCCCACTGTTTTATCCAATCCTCAGCAGCAGCAAATACTGGGCCTGGGCAAGCCCCCTTTGCAGCCTTTACAGGCGCCTGCATCAGCAGTGCAAACAACCAGCCCCACCACCAAGCTACTAGTGAGTCCTGATGGTGCTGTTTTAAATTTGGCTAGAGGCCCTACCAACATCACAGGCCTGCCAGAGATGGCTAACAAGTCTATGGCTGCGTTGATTGTTACTCCTAACTCCGCTGGGAGAGTGCCGTTGCCTAGCGCAAATACTGCCAATCCCTTAATGCCTACACAGGCTGAGTGA